In Caballeronia sp. Lep1P3, a single genomic region encodes these proteins:
- the fae gene encoding formaldehyde-activating enzyme has product MAKINRVLIGESLVGDGNEVAHIDLIIGPRGSAAETAFCHALTNNKDGFTSLLAVVAPNLITKPNTILFNKVTIKGAKQAVQMFGPAQHAVALAVADSVEDGTIPADEADDLFICVGVFIHWEASDDKKIQEFNYQATKESIKRAVAGEPKASEVVSRKSQVAHPFAAA; this is encoded by the coding sequence ATGGCCAAGATCAACCGCGTCCTGATAGGAGAGTCGCTCGTCGGCGATGGCAACGAGGTTGCGCACATCGACTTGATCATCGGACCGCGAGGTTCGGCTGCGGAGACCGCGTTCTGTCACGCGCTCACGAATAACAAGGACGGCTTCACGTCGCTGCTCGCCGTGGTCGCGCCCAATCTCATCACGAAGCCCAACACGATTCTCTTCAACAAGGTCACGATCAAGGGCGCGAAGCAGGCGGTGCAGATGTTCGGTCCGGCACAGCACGCGGTGGCGCTTGCGGTAGCCGACAGCGTGGAGGACGGCACCATTCCCGCCGACGAAGCCGACGATCTCTTCATCTGCGTGGGCGTATTCATCCACTGGGAAGCGTCCGACGACAAGAAGATTCAGGAGTTCAACTATCAGGCCACGAAGGAATCGATCAAGCGCGCGGTGGCCGGCGAGCCGAAGGCGTCGGAAGTGGTGTCGAGAAAATCACAGGTCGCGCATCCGTTCGCGGCTGCCTGA
- a CDS encoding dihydroneopterin aldolase, translating to MGRFDPIRDTLPATVEHAAMDIVYIEGMTGHTVIGIDKSELHDAQPVRLSLAIGVPSLRACTTDCIDDTVNYAAVREAIHGLLASHGVQLLEALAERIAQMVIADFGAHWVRVTLAKPAKFADIEAVGVVIERRRASSADAGLGWFGLGYVPR from the coding sequence ATGGGCCGATTCGATCCGATCCGCGACACCTTGCCCGCAACCGTCGAACATGCTGCGATGGACATCGTCTATATCGAGGGAATGACCGGGCATACCGTGATCGGCATCGACAAGAGCGAGCTGCACGATGCGCAGCCGGTGCGCCTGAGTCTCGCGATCGGCGTGCCGTCACTGCGCGCATGCACGACGGATTGCATCGACGACACCGTGAATTACGCGGCCGTGCGCGAAGCCATTCACGGTCTGCTTGCTTCACACGGCGTGCAGTTGCTCGAAGCGCTCGCGGAGCGCATCGCGCAGATGGTCATCGCGGACTTCGGCGCGCATTGGGTGAGGGTAACGCTCGCTAAACCCGCGAAATTCGCCGATATCGAGGCGGTGGGCGTGGTGATCGAGCGCAGGCGCGCATCGTCGGCCGATGCGGGGCTCGGATGGTTCGGCCTTGGCTACGTGCCGCGCTGA
- a CDS encoding sigma-54-dependent Fis family transcriptional regulator, which translates to MSSLADVDTHVREVLNIVNNPLASRRASDSVAQSWMRCLTEFHLDPGRFVMPPVLTQRELTERREAASDLIACSKLEMTTLYQQLADPELAVVLVDADGVIVHQVSSVPFGEAVAADGLRVGALWSEREAGTNGMGTCLVERDCIAVCQHEHFYPRYTSLTCSAAPIFDERGAVVGVLDVTSRSKLLQQHSLVLVGMSRQMIENRLIDARYRHANMIHFHSRPEFVGTLHAGKLAVSDEGVVLAASRSALFQLDLRSPSELCGKRIEEAFNASLEDMIARSIRGSFHPVTVYSAKANSRFFLTAQTPREASNGATRILMNDSALSTRSRATRKEARDDAGAGRLDKLAHLEFGDPRMASQIQLAARVIQRKIPIILRGQTGTGKEVFANALHSISPNGTGAFVAVNCASLPENLIESELFGYRAGAFTGAQREGRRGKIVQANGGTLFLDEIGDMPLALQARLLRVLEEHEVTPLGAETTVKVDFQLISASHRNLAELVQTGMFREDLYYRLNGIEINLPPLRERADALALIGHILETESADPPALSVEARQALLSYPWPGNIRQLRHVLQMAIALCDGPEIRCAHLPPDIVSGARAPAAASAPAAPLTHLTDDAITPALNAIQARERETVLLLLDEHRWNVSNVAKVLGISRNTLYRKMHRLHIRLSHDSAAPHDA; encoded by the coding sequence ATGTCGTCGCTCGCTGACGTAGACACGCATGTCCGGGAAGTGCTGAACATCGTCAATAACCCGCTGGCCTCGCGGCGCGCGAGCGATTCCGTCGCCCAGTCGTGGATGCGCTGCCTCACCGAATTCCATCTCGATCCGGGCCGCTTCGTCATGCCGCCCGTGCTCACGCAGCGCGAACTCACCGAGCGCCGCGAAGCCGCGAGCGATCTCATCGCGTGTTCGAAGCTCGAAATGACGACGCTTTATCAGCAACTCGCGGACCCTGAACTCGCGGTCGTGCTCGTCGATGCCGACGGCGTGATCGTGCATCAGGTGTCGTCGGTGCCGTTCGGCGAAGCCGTCGCCGCCGATGGCCTGCGCGTCGGCGCGCTATGGAGCGAACGCGAAGCCGGCACCAACGGCATGGGGACGTGTCTCGTGGAGCGCGACTGCATCGCCGTATGTCAGCACGAGCATTTCTATCCGCGCTATACGTCGCTCACCTGTTCGGCCGCGCCCATCTTCGACGAACGCGGCGCAGTGGTCGGCGTGCTCGATGTGACGAGCCGCTCGAAGCTCTTGCAGCAGCACTCGCTGGTGCTTGTCGGCATGTCGCGGCAGATGATCGAAAATCGTCTGATCGATGCGCGGTATCGGCACGCGAACATGATTCACTTTCATAGCCGGCCCGAGTTCGTCGGCACGTTGCATGCCGGCAAGCTCGCCGTCAGCGATGAAGGCGTCGTGCTCGCCGCGAGCCGCAGCGCGCTCTTTCAACTCGACCTGCGCTCGCCTTCGGAGCTATGCGGCAAGCGCATCGAAGAGGCGTTCAATGCGTCGCTGGAAGACATGATCGCGCGCAGCATTCGCGGCTCGTTTCACCCGGTGACGGTCTATAGCGCGAAGGCGAACAGCCGCTTCTTTCTCACGGCGCAAACGCCGCGCGAAGCGTCGAATGGCGCGACGCGCATTCTCATGAACGATTCCGCGCTCAGCACGCGTTCGAGGGCCACGCGCAAGGAAGCGCGCGACGACGCAGGCGCGGGCCGTCTGGACAAGCTCGCGCATCTGGAGTTCGGCGACCCGCGCATGGCCTCGCAGATTCAGCTTGCCGCGCGCGTGATTCAACGCAAGATTCCGATCATTCTTCGCGGACAAACCGGCACCGGCAAGGAAGTGTTTGCGAATGCGCTGCATAGCATCAGCCCGAACGGAACCGGTGCGTTCGTCGCGGTGAATTGCGCTTCGCTGCCGGAGAATCTCATCGAGAGCGAGTTGTTCGGTTATCGCGCAGGCGCGTTCACCGGCGCGCAGCGCGAAGGACGTCGCGGCAAGATCGTGCAGGCGAACGGCGGCACGCTTTTCCTCGATGAAATAGGCGACATGCCGCTTGCGCTTCAGGCGCGCCTTTTACGCGTCCTCGAAGAACACGAGGTCACGCCGCTCGGCGCGGAAACTACTGTAAAAGTGGACTTTCAGTTGATCTCGGCGAGCCACCGCAATCTCGCGGAACTCGTGCAGACCGGCATGTTTCGCGAGGACCTCTACTACCGGCTCAATGGCATCGAGATCAATCTGCCGCCGTTGCGCGAACGCGCCGATGCGCTTGCGCTCATCGGCCATATCCTCGAAACGGAATCCGCCGATCCGCCCGCATTGAGCGTGGAAGCGCGGCAAGCGCTGCTGAGCTATCCGTGGCCCGGCAACATCCGGCAATTGCGGCATGTGCTGCAAATGGCGATCGCACTGTGCGACGGCCCCGAGATACGCTGCGCGCATCTGCCGCCCGACATCGTGAGCGGCGCGCGTGCGCCCGCTGCGGCGAGCGCGCCCGCCGCGCCGCTCACGCATCTCACCGACGATGCGATCACGCCCGCGCTCAACGCGATTCAGGCGCGCGAGCGCGAGACCGTGCTGCTTCTACTCGACGAACATCGCTGGAACGTGAGCAATGTCGCGAAGGTGCTCGGCATCAGCCGCAATACGCTGTATCGCAAGATGCATCGTCTGCATATCAGGCTGTCGCACGATTCCGCCGCGCCGCACGACGCATGA
- a CDS encoding flavoprotein: protein MTQPAPAPVRRLDEFKPDARFAWCVTGSGHMIEESIELALRLPGCDLFLSRAGEEVLPLYGWPIKRLRERFKVFRDNSASSVPVGMLYNGDYHTVVIAPATSNTVAKCAFGISDTLPTNLFAQAGKQCVPGIVFACDTAPSVMTQTPHEWVEVRPRAIEFENVERLARIEHTTVARTLDDLKAALERRLTDLKLAWNTSSS, encoded by the coding sequence ATGACGCAGCCCGCGCCCGCGCCCGTCAGACGGCTCGACGAGTTCAAGCCCGACGCGCGCTTCGCGTGGTGCGTGACGGGCTCCGGTCACATGATCGAAGAGTCGATCGAGCTTGCCTTGCGTCTGCCCGGTTGCGATCTCTTTCTTTCGCGCGCGGGCGAAGAAGTGCTGCCGCTTTACGGCTGGCCCATCAAGAGGCTGCGCGAGCGCTTCAAGGTCTTTCGCGATAACAGCGCGAGCAGCGTGCCTGTCGGCATGCTCTATAACGGCGACTATCACACCGTCGTGATCGCGCCGGCCACGAGCAATACGGTCGCCAAATGCGCATTCGGCATATCGGATACGCTGCCGACGAATCTCTTCGCGCAAGCCGGCAAGCAATGCGTGCCGGGCATCGTATTCGCATGCGATACCGCGCCGAGCGTTATGACGCAGACGCCGCACGAATGGGTCGAAGTGAGGCCGCGCGCCATCGAGTTCGAGAACGTGGAGCGGCTTGCACGCATCGAGCATACGACCGTCGCGCGCACGCTCGACGACCTGAAAGCCGCGCTCGAGCGTCGGCTCACGGACCTCAAGCTCGCATGGAACACATCGTCTTCCTGA